A window of the Betaproteobacteria bacterium genome harbors these coding sequences:
- a CDS encoding FAD-binding oxidoreductase — protein MNQLQKAEIDDFKAHFRGEVLLPLDSGYDDARQIWNAMIDRRPALIARCASPEDVVQAVAFARRHNLLVSIRGGGHNIAGNAVCDDGLMIDLSLMKGVQVDVNALQAVVEPGCTLGDFDAAAQAHGLATPLGINSTTGVAGLTLGGGFGWLSRKYGMTIDNLLSADVVTADGRQVHASETENADLFWGLRGGGGNFGVVTRFEFQLHSVGPEVLSGLIVFPFEEAKSVLAQFARFTETMPDELNVWMVTRKAPPLPFLPEKVHGKEMVALALFYAGDPAQGEKLIEPLRKCGTPHGEHVGVQPYTAWQQAFDPLLTRGARNYWKSHNFSRLSDGALDAIIDYAGKLPSPQCEIFIGTIGGQTTRVAPEAMAYSSRDAKYVMNVHCRWESAAEDERCIAWAREFFAKSQPFASGGAYINFLTQDETDRIAFAYGATYDRLVKLKKKYDPTNLFRMNQNIKPA, from the coding sequence ATGAATCAGTTACAGAAAGCAGAAATCGACGACTTCAAAGCGCACTTCCGTGGTGAGGTTCTTCTTCCTCTCGACTCGGGATACGACGACGCCCGCCAGATCTGGAATGCCATGATCGACCGCAGACCCGCGCTGATCGCCCGCTGCGCGTCGCCTGAAGACGTCGTCCAGGCTGTCGCGTTTGCGCGCAGGCACAATCTCCTCGTCTCGATTCGAGGGGGCGGACACAACATCGCGGGTAACGCCGTCTGCGACGACGGTCTCATGATCGATCTCTCGCTGATGAAGGGCGTCCAGGTAGACGTGAACGCACTCCAGGCGGTCGTCGAACCCGGCTGCACCCTCGGCGACTTCGACGCGGCCGCGCAGGCGCACGGCCTCGCCACACCGCTGGGCATTAACTCGACCACGGGCGTGGCCGGCCTCACGCTCGGCGGCGGGTTCGGCTGGCTGAGCCGGAAGTACGGGATGACCATCGACAACCTTCTCTCCGCGGATGTCGTCACGGCGGATGGCCGCCAAGTCCACGCGAGCGAAACGGAGAACGCCGACCTCTTCTGGGGGCTACGTGGTGGCGGTGGGAATTTCGGTGTCGTCACCCGTTTCGAGTTCCAGCTCCATTCCGTCGGGCCGGAGGTGCTAAGCGGGCTCATTGTCTTCCCGTTCGAGGAGGCGAAGTCCGTGCTCGCGCAATTCGCTCGCTTCACTGAGACTATGCCGGACGAGCTCAACGTGTGGATGGTGACCCGGAAGGCGCCGCCGCTGCCCTTCTTGCCGGAGAAGGTACACGGAAAGGAGATGGTCGCGCTCGCCCTGTTCTATGCGGGTGACCCCGCACAGGGCGAGAAGTTGATCGAACCACTGCGCAAGTGCGGTACGCCCCATGGCGAGCACGTCGGCGTGCAGCCGTACACCGCCTGGCAGCAGGCCTTCGATCCGCTCCTGACGCGGGGCGCCCGCAACTACTGGAAGTCGCACAACTTCTCGCGCTTGAGCGACGGCGCGCTCGACGCCATCATTGACTACGCGGGCAAGCTGCCGTCACCGCAGTGCGAGATCTTCATCGGCACGATCGGCGGGCAGACGACCCGCGTTGCGCCCGAGGCGATGGCCTACTCGAGTCGAGACGCCAAGTACGTGATGAACGTACACTGCCGCTGGGAGTCGGCCGCCGAGGACGAACGGTGCATCGCCTGGGCGCGCGAATTCTTCGCCAAGTCACAGCCGTTCGCCAGCGGTGGTGCGTACATCAACTTTCTCACTCAAGACGAGACCGATCGCATCGCATTCGCTTACGGTGCGACGTACGATCGGCTGGTGAAGCTCAAGAAGAAGTACGACCCGACGAACCTGTTCCGGATGAACCAGAACATCAAGCCGGCGTGA